A single Mangrovimonas sp. YM274 DNA region contains:
- the gcvH gene encoding glycine cleavage system protein GcvH, with protein MNIPADLKYTKDHEWVKVDGDVITVGITDFAQGELGDIVYVEVETLDETLEAEEVFGTVEAVKTVSDLFLPVSGEIIEFNEALEDAPELVNSDAYGEGWMIKVKCSDLSQLDGLMTAEDYKALIGA; from the coding sequence ATGAATATACCGGCAGATTTAAAGTACACTAAAGACCACGAATGGGTTAAAGTAGATGGCGATGTTATTACTGTAGGAATTACAGATTTCGCACAAGGCGAATTAGGAGATATTGTCTATGTTGAAGTTGAAACATTAGATGAAACTTTGGAAGCGGAAGAAGTTTTTGGAACAGTGGAAGCCGTTAAAACCGTATCTGATTTGTTTTTACCAGTATCTGGTGAAATCATCGAATTTAACGAAGCCTTGGAAGATGCTCCTGAGTTAGTAAACAGTGATGCTTATGGAGAAGGTTGGATGATTAAAGTAAAGTGTTCGGACCTTTCTCAATTGGATGGGTTGATGACTGCAGAAGACTATAAAGCACTTATCGGTGCCTAA
- a CDS encoding VanZ family protein: MNIHKMPSLGSSFDDKLYHLGAYTVFMLLGFNFFRQTQIRYKIIASGAIIVLYGIIIEVLQQTLSTTRTLDAYDMLANFIGVLVGVIIIKLTGNLKLN, from the coding sequence ATGAACATTCATAAAATGCCAAGTTTAGGCTCGTCTTTTGATGATAAACTGTACCACCTTGGTGCGTATACGGTTTTTATGTTGTTGGGGTTCAATTTTTTTAGGCAAACCCAAATAAGATATAAAATTATTGCATCAGGGGCAATAATTGTGCTTTATGGCATTATTATTGAGGTATTACAACAAACACTTTCAACTACAAGAACCTTAGATGCCTACGATATGTTGGCTAATTTTATAGGTGTTCTGGTTGGAGTAATCATCATAAAGCTTACGGGAAACCTTAAGTTAAATTAA